One segment of Acidobacteriota bacterium DNA contains the following:
- a CDS encoding oligosaccharide repeat unit polymerase, with the protein MSSSVVLFVVLIGLALLAVPVARRLTGDYFPPAALIVSTWCATLGLFFLYILPYPSIRPGTAAFIGAAVVLMAAGAWVAQRWAGAGRPSRPLSEGFANAAIVAIAIGGLLGTAWYVWAVVDALGWRAFDRPGDLRIALGEYVVPSRYLFLQFLCVVAPIVAMALHFTGTRLRPGVWAVVALAALSTWITTDRTQFFIVVLTTYFMYVLTASRRLTFVRLAGITAATGVGLAAYFLAVGLWLGKTPSNLGAEVQFPGRPGAEARAGGAPDGLTAAPGQGPGEGGAVEAPEARSEPPAWLLNNLRRVSTLYLYSTGSYSALDRLLYADGRRTGGVHVVYPVARLLKRAGLIDRPLPSDIAPFIHLGLTRGRDIEFNGYTFLYYPISDFGPAGGLVYAAGVGLLAGFIYGRYRQTRLSPFWLVTMGHLSTALVLTVFVNKFSNTAAWYMYLWSCAPFLVARAASAFGVHAVATRSSR; encoded by the coding sequence ATGAGTTCGAGTGTCGTCCTCTTCGTGGTGCTCATCGGCCTGGCGCTTTTAGCCGTGCCGGTGGCCCGGCGGCTCACGGGCGACTACTTCCCGCCAGCGGCGCTGATCGTCAGCACGTGGTGCGCGACGCTCGGCCTGTTCTTCCTGTACATCCTGCCGTACCCGTCGATCCGGCCGGGCACCGCGGCCTTCATCGGCGCGGCCGTCGTGCTGATGGCCGCTGGCGCGTGGGTGGCCCAGCGATGGGCCGGAGCCGGCCGGCCGTCCAGGCCGCTTTCCGAGGGGTTCGCCAACGCGGCCATCGTCGCCATTGCGATCGGCGGTCTGCTCGGCACGGCGTGGTACGTGTGGGCCGTCGTCGACGCGCTCGGCTGGCGCGCGTTCGATCGGCCCGGCGATCTGCGCATCGCCCTCGGCGAATACGTCGTGCCGTCGCGCTACCTGTTCCTGCAGTTCCTGTGCGTCGTCGCGCCCATCGTGGCCATGGCCCTGCACTTCACGGGTACGCGCCTCCGCCCCGGCGTCTGGGCCGTCGTGGCCCTCGCGGCCCTCTCCACCTGGATCACGACCGACCGCACGCAGTTCTTCATCGTCGTGCTGACCACGTACTTCATGTACGTCCTCACCGCGAGCCGCCGGCTCACCTTCGTGCGACTGGCCGGCATCACGGCAGCCACCGGCGTCGGGCTGGCGGCGTACTTCCTGGCCGTCGGTCTGTGGCTTGGCAAGACGCCGAGCAACCTCGGCGCCGAAGTTCAGTTCCCGGGACGCCCCGGTGCCGAGGCCCGTGCGGGTGGCGCGCCTGACGGGCTCACCGCGGCGCCGGGGCAGGGCCCCGGGGAGGGCGGGGCCGTCGAGGCGCCCGAGGCACGGAGCGAGCCGCCTGCCTGGCTGCTGAACAACCTGCGGCGGGTGTCGACACTCTACCTGTACTCGACCGGGTCCTACTCGGCGCTCGACCGGCTCCTGTACGCCGATGGGCGGCGGACCGGCGGCGTACATGTCGTCTACCCCGTCGCCCGATTGCTCAAGCGCGCGGGGCTCATCGACCGGCCGCTGCCCTCCGACATCGCGCCGTTCATCCACCTCGGGCTCACCAGGGGCCGCGACATCGAGTTCAACGGCTACACCTTCCTCTACTATCCGATCAGCGACTTCGGACCCGCCGGCGGCCTCGTCTATGCCGCCGGCGTCGGGCTCCTCGCGGGGTTCATCTACGGCCGCTACCGGCAGACGCGCCTCTCGCCGTTCTGGCTGGTGACGATGGGGCACCTGTCGACCGCGCTCGTGCTGACGGTCTTCGTCAACAAGTTCAGCAACACCGCGGCCTGGTACATGTATCTCTGGTCGTGCGCGCCGTTTCTCGTCGCTCGGGCGGCTTCAGCCTTCGGCGTTCATGCGGTGGCGACCCGTTCCTCGCGCTGA
- a CDS encoding oligosaccharide flippase family protein gives MNPPHPDDRRLATNSAYALAGRLAVIALALILAVGLFRLLGEALYGAWTLLAVIVTSATVLDLGLAGAVEREVAASQVRGDPARAGAVVVAALALVAAMVIVAQSAVILWPAPTGDLADVVWPGVRILPVAFGLMLAALVLGGALTGLQRFGACHAWRVAGLTLGTAATLSLAALGVTRLDALLAAYAGGTLVAALASLIALRRVWPAVPLLVRPDRASTFDLLNLGGALQAASLGPLVADYVFRLVVGRRFGAAGIGVYDLASRVSISLRSLVGALMSALVPHAVSLFESSSRAALRALHQRAVEIAAFLIVPGTCALVLFADDVAAVLVRADQDPAALGAAIRVLAVAHAATSLVVPGLLLARSARRPWPEAAGAIGGGVVGLAAAAVVPTSTLAAGALWAAHAAGLGLAWTYLTRSLEFPAILNRRVLGVMLNSTVGTIVALSVADGIAWSAPGLERALAGIAAGGIAFAALAPVLGIVPPEVVEWARRRWPVGGRRR, from the coding sequence GTGAACCCGCCCCACCCCGACGACCGGCGCCTCGCGACGAACTCCGCCTACGCGCTCGCCGGTCGCCTCGCCGTCATCGCGCTGGCCCTCATTCTCGCCGTCGGCCTCTTCCGCCTCCTCGGCGAAGCCCTGTACGGCGCCTGGACCCTGCTCGCCGTCATCGTCACCTCGGCCACCGTGCTCGACCTCGGCCTCGCCGGCGCCGTCGAGCGCGAGGTCGCCGCGAGCCAGGTCAGGGGCGACCCGGCACGCGCCGGGGCCGTGGTCGTTGCCGCGCTCGCCCTCGTCGCCGCGATGGTCATCGTGGCGCAGAGCGCTGTGATCCTTTGGCCCGCCCCGACTGGCGATCTCGCGGACGTCGTCTGGCCGGGCGTCCGGATCCTGCCCGTGGCCTTCGGCCTGATGCTCGCCGCGCTGGTCCTGGGCGGCGCACTCACGGGATTGCAGCGGTTTGGCGCCTGCCACGCGTGGCGGGTGGCCGGGCTGACGCTCGGCACCGCCGCCACGCTGTCGCTCGCCGCGCTCGGCGTGACGCGCCTCGACGCCCTCCTCGCCGCGTACGCCGGCGGGACGCTCGTCGCCGCGCTCGCCAGCCTGATCGCCCTCCGGCGCGTGTGGCCCGCCGTGCCGCTCCTGGTCCGCCCCGATCGCGCATCGACCTTCGACCTGCTGAATCTGGGCGGCGCCCTTCAGGCGGCCAGCCTCGGGCCCCTGGTTGCGGACTACGTCTTCCGTCTCGTGGTGGGGCGGCGTTTCGGCGCGGCCGGCATCGGCGTGTACGACCTCGCCTCGCGCGTCAGCATCTCGCTCCGCAGCCTCGTGGGCGCCCTCATGTCGGCGCTCGTGCCCCACGCGGTGTCGCTCTTCGAGTCCTCGTCTCGCGCGGCGCTGCGCGCCCTGCACCAGCGCGCCGTCGAGATCGCCGCGTTCCTGATCGTGCCCGGAACCTGCGCCCTCGTGCTCTTCGCCGACGACGTGGCGGCAGTCCTCGTGCGGGCCGACCAGGACCCGGCAGCGCTCGGCGCCGCCATCCGGGTCCTGGCCGTGGCTCATGCGGCGACGTCGCTCGTCGTGCCGGGCCTCCTGCTGGCGAGGTCCGCCCGACGCCCGTGGCCCGAGGCGGCCGGCGCCATCGGCGGGGGCGTCGTCGGCCTCGCGGCGGCCGCCGTCGTGCCGACGTCAACCCTGGCGGCCGGAGCGCTCTGGGCGGCCCACGCCGCCGGTCTCGGCCTCGCCTGGACGTATCTCACGCGCTCGCTCGAATTTCCGGCTATCTTGAATCGTCGGGTTCTCGGTGTCATGCTGAATTCGACCGTCGGGACGATTGTCGCGCTGAGCGTCGCCGACGGGATCGCCTGGAGCGCTCCGGGGCTGGAGCGAGCGCTGGCTGGCATCGCGGCGGGCGGCATTGCCTTCGCTGCGCTGGCGCCCGTGCTGGGCATCGTGCCCCCCGAGGTGGTCGAGTGGGCGCGCCGCCGATGGCCGGTCGGCGGCCGTCGCCGGTAG
- a CDS encoding glycosyltransferase: MLFLLPILDVGGAERVVLRTAARLSPRFSPAVVAFSRGSGRLEDELKASGVPVVHLSGRRRSYRTLASLWWLLRRSRPDVLFTMMFHSNIAGRIVGRMTGVPVIVNSERIVGYESRVRVFLNRLTVGLADVVTTNSRAGVESWSAALGLQPSDVYLIYNGIDTNELRPERRPPGHPVVFGNLARLHAKNGQDTLLLALNQIIERAPGLEWRCRIGGEGPERHRLEQLTRDLSLEPRVEFVGYQRQPAPFLHSLDVYVQSSAAEGLSNSTLEAMACGLPVVATKVGGTAEAVVPDETGLLVAPGCPRDLATALVGLAGDPAQRTRFGQAGRRRVEHVFSLDTMVEQTELLLDRLLARRGQ; the protein is encoded by the coding sequence GTGCTGTTTCTCTTGCCGATTCTCGATGTTGGGGGAGCAGAGCGCGTTGTGCTGCGCACGGCCGCGCGTCTCTCCCCGAGGTTTTCTCCCGCCGTGGTGGCGTTCAGTCGTGGGAGCGGTCGCCTGGAGGACGAGCTGAAGGCATCCGGGGTGCCGGTGGTCCACCTGAGTGGGCGACGACGATCGTACCGAACGCTGGCATCCCTCTGGTGGCTCTTGCGGCGCTCACGACCGGATGTGCTGTTTACGATGATGTTCCACTCGAATATCGCCGGGCGGATCGTGGGGAGGATGACTGGCGTTCCGGTGATCGTCAACAGTGAACGAATCGTCGGCTACGAATCGCGAGTCAGGGTGTTCCTCAATCGCTTGACGGTCGGACTGGCGGATGTGGTGACCACCAACTCGCGGGCTGGGGTCGAGTCGTGGTCGGCCGCCCTCGGGCTTCAGCCGAGCGATGTCTACCTCATTTACAACGGGATCGACACGAACGAATTGAGGCCAGAGAGGCGTCCACCTGGCCACCCTGTGGTATTCGGCAATCTGGCGAGGCTCCATGCGAAGAACGGTCAGGATACTCTGCTCCTCGCCCTGAATCAGATCATCGAGCGGGCTCCCGGCTTGGAGTGGAGATGTCGAATTGGAGGTGAGGGGCCCGAACGTCACCGGCTCGAGCAGCTGACCCGGGACCTGTCCCTGGAGCCTCGGGTGGAGTTTGTGGGATACCAGCGGCAGCCAGCACCGTTTCTGCACTCGCTGGACGTCTACGTCCAATCGTCGGCGGCCGAAGGTCTCTCGAATTCGACTCTCGAAGCGATGGCGTGTGGCCTCCCAGTCGTGGCGACGAAAGTTGGCGGCACTGCGGAGGCCGTGGTTCCCGATGAAACTGGCTTGCTGGTTGCGCCAGGCTGCCCGCGTGACTTGGCCACCGCGCTCGTTGGGCTCGCCGGCGATCCGGCCCAGAGAACGCGCTTCGGGCAAGCCGGACGCCGCCGAGTCGAGCACGTGTTCTCTCTGGACACGATGGTCGAGCAGACCGAACTGCTTCTCGATCGGCTGTTGGCGCGTCGAGGGCAATGA